The sequence CAGTTCAATCACTTCGACGGCTTGTTTGAGGAGTGCGGCTTTGACCTCGGAGTTGGCCCCGGATTCGGTTAAGACGATCGTGGGTGCGACGGCGGTGTGCCAGAGGTTTGCGTCAGTGGGTAAATCGAGCGATCGACTCATCACCACCCGCAGCGGATTGGACCCGGCTTGATCATGGGTTGTGAGATGGGGATTATCTTGTCTGACCGTATTACCGCCAACGATCACCGCATCGCAGCTAGCCCGCAATTGATGGACTTTTTGCCGGGCCGTCGGACTCGTAATCCAATGACTATGACCGGTGCTGGCGGCAATTTTGCCATCTAGGGTCATGGCATATTTGAAAATGCCAAAAGGCTGGTGGTGTTGCATCCGGTGGATGAAGGCTTCATTGAGCGTTTGACAGTCCGTCGCTTCGATCCCGACGTGGACTTCAATGCCCGCTTGCCGTAACCGTGCAATGCCCTGTCCGGCCACCAAAGGATTGGGGTCAACCATCCCCACCACGACCCGCGCTAACCCCGCCTGGATAATCGCTTCGGCGCAGGGCGGCGTGCGTCCCGTATGACTACAGGGTTCTAAATTCACATATAGGGTGGCACCACGGGCGCGATCCCCCGCTTGACGCAGGGCAAATACTTCCGCATGGGGCTCCCCCGCTTGGGGATGAAAGCCTTCGCCAATGACGTTTCCCTGGTTGACAATGACTGAGCCAACCAGGGGATTCGGTGCAGTTCGACCGATCGCCGTGCGCGCTAATTCAAGACAACGCTGCATGGTGGCGCGATCGAAGGCGCTGGCTGGAGATTCCTGCACGGTCATGGTGATATCGGGTGGGCACGGGCAGCGGCGGTACGGATGCGGGTCAACTGCCTTGTCTGATTAATACAGACGTGAGGTGGAATATTGACTTAAAACTTCTTGGCCCCAACGCACGAGTTTCTCTGACCCTTCAATCATCAACAAATATTGACCTTGCCGTAACCGATGACGATAGATTCCAGCGGCTGTGCCTTCCCCAAAAAAGCCAATCAATCCGCCGATCACCGCCCCCAGGAAACCACTCACCAGGCTCAAGCCAGGAATGATTAACCAGGCATGCGGCGCGTAATTTTGCAGGGACAGCAGCGGGGGGATGGCGAATTCTTGGGAGTTGCTCGCCAGGACCAGGAAGGTGCCGCTCAAGGCTCCTAAGCTGCCCGCCATGATCGATAGGGCGAAGGATTTGCGCTGGGCAATTTGCATCGGTCGGAGGAGCCCAATGCGTTCTGGACTACTGTAACCATCACCGACGATCGCCAAATTCTCCGGCGAAATGCCGTGATACTGGAGTAATCGGTAGGCCTGAAATGCCGAGATTTCATCCGGTAGTTCGATTACAGCCAAGTGGCTTTGGCGACGAGGGGGCGTATTTCGTCGTAGCGTGCGTGTGTTTGTCACAAGTGGGTCAGACAAGATTTATGAATCGATTAACCAGAATTCTAAGATGCTGACTTGGAAATCTCTAGCGCTAAACAGCCTAATTTAAGGATTCGGAGTTAAAACCTTACAGTCAGAGAAAAAG is a genomic window of Romeriopsis navalis LEGE 11480 containing:
- the ribD gene encoding bifunctional diaminohydroxyphosphoribosylaminopyrimidine deaminase/5-amino-6-(5-phosphoribosylamino)uracil reductase RibD, producing the protein MTVQESPASAFDRATMQRCLELARTAIGRTAPNPLVGSVIVNQGNVIGEGFHPQAGEPHAEVFALRQAGDRARGATLYVNLEPCSHTGRTPPCAEAIIQAGLARVVVGMVDPNPLVAGQGIARLRQAGIEVHVGIEATDCQTLNEAFIHRMQHHQPFGIFKYAMTLDGKIAASTGHSHWITSPTARQKVHQLRASCDAVIVGGNTVRQDNPHLTTHDQAGSNPLRVVMSRSLDLPTDANLWHTAVAPTIVLTESGANSEVKAALLKQAVEVIELPDLTPQSVMAQLYDRGCLSVLWECGGTLAATAMQQACIHKVWAFIAPKIIGGSGGFTPVGDMGLSQMTEALPITRLNIQSIGPDFLLEGYLPVENPVINDPIP